The Nerophis lumbriciformis linkage group LG34, RoL_Nlum_v2.1, whole genome shotgun sequence genome includes a window with the following:
- the prpf39 gene encoding pre-mRNA-processing factor 39: MEESAVLHTPQDPNCGMLESEPPAMTSNGEAYPPVLNQAEDWHVAQSAPEPLNSIPAPNDGDPPPPPPPPPPPPLGHRSVEKSMEQFQIASAPLYQEEQPPPPPPPLPLQPPEQGDQLPKLQSESMEAQEHSQELANQGDTQTPQATDEVMELEEGPKDISQEPPPPMEPELPSEFERLLKGCEDSPEDFNAWVYLLQYVEQENILEAVRKSFDVFLLRYPYCYGYWKKYADIEKKHGNIHVAEEVYRRGLQAIPLSVDLWLHYMTYIKENSDTTDPETEGRIRAAYEHAVLAAGTDFRSDRLWESFITWETEQQKLGNVTAIYDRILAIPTQLYSQHFQKFKDHIQNNNPKHFLSEEEFVQLRLELSKANLASMVREDEENPAPQEELPPGTEDLADPAKRVTEIENMRHKVIEARQEVFNHNEHEVSKRWAFEEGIKRPYFHVKALEKTQLNNWREYLDFEMENGTPERVVVLFERCLIACALYEEFWIKYAKYLEAYSIDGVRHVYRKACTVHLPRKPAVNLLWAAFEEQQGNVEEARNILKTLEAVIPSLAMVRLRRVSLERRRGNLEEAEALLKEAMDSSKSTTETSFYAVKLARLFVKVQKSLSKAKKVLLDAIEIDQTSPRLYLNLLELEYEDVTQNEANILACFDSALKSPMEAEARLLFAQRKVEFLEDFGTDINSLVVAYNEHQHLQKEVESSKAKAENGYDSSQEPDAKRQRVDDDEAAAAAAAAAATDMTNSSAYNYNWYQQQYGGAWNQNSWGQYNQYAQYNQYYPPPPT, from the exons ATGGAAGAATCCG CAGTCCTTCACACCCCACAAGACCCTAATTGTGGAATGCTGGAATCTGAGCCCCCCGCCATGACAAGCAACGGCGAAGCCTACCCTCCTGTTCTAAACCAAGCTGAAGACTGGCATGTGGCGCAAAGTGCCCCCGAGCCACTCAATAGCATACCAGCACCCAATGATGGAGACCCACCGCCACCACCACCCCCGCCGCCACCTCCTCCTTTGGGGCATAGGTCCGTGGAGAAGAGCATGGAGCAATTTCAGATTGCTAGCGCTCCGCTCTATCAAGAGGAGCAGCCACCCCCACCTCCACCGCCGCTTCCGCTGCAGCCCCCGGAACAGGGTGACCAGCTGCCCAAACTCCAGTCTGAGTCTATGGAGGCTCAGGAACATAGCCAGGAATTGGCTAATCAAG GTGACACTCAGACACCACAAGCTACTGACGAAGTCATGGAGCTGGAAGAGGGCCCCAAAGACATAAGCCAAGAACCCCCTCCCCCCATGGAGCCAGAACTTCCCAGTGAGTTTGAAAGGCTCCTCAAAGGATGCGAAGACAGCCCAGAAGACTTCAACGCTTGGGTCTACCTGCTGCAATATGTTGAGCAAGAG AATATCCTGGAAGCTGTGAGAAAATCATTTGATGTCTTTCTGCTGCGCTACCCATACTGCTATGGCTACTGGAAGAAGTATGCTGACATAGAAAAAAAGCATGGCAACATACATGTGGCAGAAGAG GTGTACCGGCGAGGCTTGCAGGCCATCCCGCTGAGTGTTGACCTGTGGCTGCACTATATGACTTACATCAAGGAGAACTCGGATACAACTGACCCAGAAACTGAGGGGCGAATTAGAGC GGCCTATGAACATGCAGTACTTGCTGCAGGCACAGACTTTCGCTCCGACCGTCTTTGGGAGTCTTTCATCACTTGGGAGACAGAACAACAAAAACTTGGAAACGTCACAGCCATTTACGATCGCATCCTGGCCATCCCGACACAACTCTACTCTCAGCACTTCCAGAA GTTCAAAGATCACATACAGAACAACAACCCCAAACACTTCCTGTCTGAGGAAGAGTTTGTCCAACTGAGGTTGGAGCTCTCCAAAGCCAATCTGGCATCCATGGTGAGAGAGGATGAAGAAAACCCTGCCCCCCAAGAGGAGTTGCCGCCTGGCACAGAGGATCTCGCCGACCCCGCAAAG AGAGTGACTGAGATCGAGAACATGCGTCACAAGGTGATTGAGGCTCGACAGGAAGTGTTCAACCACAATGAACATGAAGTCAGCAAGCGCTGGGCTTTTGAGGAAGGG ATTAAGAGACCATACTTCCACGTCAAAGCCCTTGAGAAGACCCAACTGAACAACTGGAGGGAGTACTTGGACTTCGAGATGGAGAACGGCACCCCGGAGCGCGTGGTGGTTCTGTTTGAACGCTGCCTCATCGCTTGTGCTCTCTATGAAGAGTTCTGGATCAAG TACGCCAAGTATCTAGAGGCCTACAGCATCGACGGCGTCCGACATGTCTACAGGAAAGCATGCACCGTCCATTTGCCAAGAAAGCCTGCAGTTAACCTGCTGTGGGCTGCCTTTGAAGAACAGCAGG GCAATGTGGAGGAGGCCCGAAACATATTGAAGACCCTGGAGGCGGTGATTCCAAGTCTGGCCATGGTGCGTCTGCGGCGAGTCAGTCTGGAGCGTCGACGTGGCAACCTGGAAGAAGCGGAGGCGCTCCTGAAGGAGGCCATGGACTCGTCAAAGAGCACCACAGAGACGTCATTCTATGCCGTGAAGCTGGCTAGGTTGTTTGTCAAAGTCCAGAAAAGCCTGAGCAAGGCGAAGAAGGTGCTGCTGGACGCGATTGAAATAGATCAG ACAAGTCCAAGGCTCTACCTCAACTTGCTGGAGCTGGAGTACGAAGATGTGACGCAGAATGAAGCCAACATCTTGGCCTGCTTTGACAGCGCCCTGAAGAGCCCCATGGAGGCGGAGGCACGCCTCCTCTTCGCACAGCGCAAAGTAGAGTTCTTGGAAGACTTCGGCACAGACATCAACTC GCTGGTGGTCGCATACAATGAACACCAGCACTTACAGAAAGAAGTGGAGTCCTCCAAAGCGAAGGCGGAAAACGGTTATGACAG CTCTCAGGAACCTGACGCCAAACGTCAGCGCGTGGACGATGATGAGGCGGCCGCTGCTGCTGCAGCCGCCGCAGCAACGGACATGACCAACAGCTCGGCATACAATTACAACTGGTACCAG CAACAGTATGGTGGTGCTTGGAACCAAAACTCCTGGGGGCAGTACAACCAATATGCCCAGTATAACCAGTACTACCCTCCTCCTCCCACATGA
- the arf6a gene encoding ADP-ribosylation factor 6a, whose translation MGKMLSKIFGNKEMRLLMLGLDAAGKTTILYKLKLGQSVTTIPTVGFNVESVTYKNVKFNVWDVGGQDKIRPLWRHYYTGTQGLIFVVDCADRDRIDEARQELHRVINDREMRNAIILIFANKQDLPDAMKPHEIQEKLGLTRIRDRNWYVQPSCATSGDGLFEGLTWLTSNYKS comes from the coding sequence ATGGGGAAAATGCTGTCAAAGATCTTTGGCAACAAGGAGATGAGATTATTGATGCTTGGACTTGATGCAGCGGGAAAAACCACCATCCTGTACAAACTGAAGCTGGGACAGTCAGTCACCACTATCCCAACGGTGGGCTTCAACGTGGAGTCGGTCACCTACAAGAATGTCAAGTTCAACGTGTGGGACGTGGGCGGCCAGGACAAGATACGGCCCCTTTGGAGACACTACTACACCGGTACCCAGGGCCTCATCTTTGTGGTGGACTGTGCCGACAGGGATCGGATCGACGAGGCCCGTCAGGAGCTCCACCGTGTCATTAACGACCGTGAGATGAGGAACGCCATCATACTCATCTTTGCCAACAAGCAGGATCTCCCAGACGCCATGAAGCCCCACGAGATCCAGGAGAAGCTGGGCCTGACGCGGATCCGGGACAGGAATTGGTACGTTCAGCCCTCATGTGCGACGTCCGGGGATGGACTCTTTGAGGGCCTCACCTGGCTTACTTCAAACTACAAAAGCTAA